A region from the Streptomyces tsukubensis genome encodes:
- the nuoN gene encoding NADH-quinone oxidoreductase subunit NuoN: protein MSQTAVHTLWTTAAEPIDKITAPDIEYGQLAPVLIVVGAAVVGLLLEAFLPRRARYYAQVALASVALLSAFAAVIALAEGGYGTSKVNIAAMGAIAIDGPTLFLQGTILLVSLVAVFTFAERKLDPRAHGSEVDSFVAQAAAVPGSESEKAAVRAGFTTTEVYPLALFAVAGMLVFPAANDLLTLFIALEVFSLPLYLLCALARRKRLMSQEAAVKYFLLGAFSSAFLLFGIALLYGYAGSVSYAKIADVVDGSVRTIDPALANTMGNDALLLIGSALILMGLLFKVGAVPFHMWTPDVYQGAPTPVTGFMAAATKVAAFGALLRLMYVVLPGLKWDWRPLLWGVAILTMLAGAIIAITQTDIKRLLAYSSIAHAGFIMAGVVAVSPDGVSSVLFYLGAYSFVTLGAFAVVTLVRDAGGEATHLSQWAGLGRRSPLVAAVFAVFLLAFAGIPLTSGFSGKFAVFKAAAESGAGWLVVVGVISSAIAAFFYIRVIVLMFFSEPQPNGPTVAVPSGLTVGAIGIGVVVTLVLGVAPQYFLNLASQAGVFVR, encoded by the coding sequence GTGAGCCAGACAGCTGTCCACACCCTGTGGACGACGGCGGCCGAGCCGATCGACAAGATCACAGCCCCCGATATCGAATACGGCCAGCTCGCGCCGGTCCTGATCGTCGTCGGTGCGGCGGTCGTGGGACTCCTCCTGGAGGCGTTCCTGCCGCGCAGGGCGCGCTACTACGCGCAGGTGGCGCTGGCCTCGGTGGCGCTTCTCTCCGCCTTCGCCGCCGTCATCGCCCTCGCCGAGGGCGGCTACGGCACCTCGAAGGTGAACATCGCCGCCATGGGCGCGATCGCGATCGACGGCCCGACGCTCTTCCTCCAGGGCACGATCCTGCTGGTCTCGCTGGTCGCGGTCTTCACCTTCGCGGAGCGCAAACTGGACCCCCGGGCCCACGGCAGCGAAGTGGACTCCTTCGTCGCGCAGGCCGCTGCCGTCCCCGGCAGCGAGAGCGAGAAGGCGGCGGTCCGGGCCGGTTTCACCACCACCGAGGTCTATCCGCTGGCGCTGTTCGCGGTCGCGGGCATGCTGGTCTTCCCGGCCGCCAACGATCTGCTGACGCTCTTCATCGCGCTGGAGGTCTTCTCCCTCCCGCTCTATCTGCTCTGCGCGCTCGCCCGGCGCAAGCGGTTGATGTCGCAGGAAGCCGCCGTCAAGTACTTCCTGCTCGGTGCGTTCTCCTCGGCGTTCCTGCTCTTCGGCATCGCCCTGCTCTACGGGTACGCGGGCTCCGTCTCGTACGCGAAGATCGCCGATGTCGTCGACGGCAGCGTCCGCACGATCGACCCGGCGCTCGCCAACACCATGGGCAACGACGCGCTGCTGCTGATCGGTTCGGCGCTGATCCTGATGGGTCTGCTCTTCAAGGTCGGCGCGGTCCCCTTCCATATGTGGACCCCGGACGTCTACCAGGGCGCCCCCACCCCCGTCACCGGCTTCATGGCCGCGGCGACCAAGGTGGCCGCCTTCGGCGCCCTGCTCCGCCTGATGTACGTGGTGCTGCCGGGCCTGAAGTGGGACTGGCGGCCGCTGCTGTGGGGCGTGGCGATCCTGACCATGCTGGCGGGCGCGATCATCGCCATCACCCAGACGGACATCAAGCGGCTGCTGGCGTACTCCTCCATCGCCCACGCCGGATTCATCATGGCCGGTGTCGTCGCGGTGTCGCCGGACGGAGTCTCGTCCGTCCTCTTCTATCTGGGCGCCTACTCCTTTGTGACGCTCGGCGCCTTTGCGGTCGTCACCCTGGTCCGCGATGCGGGCGGCGAGGCCACGCACCTCTCCCAATGGGCCGGTCTCGGCCGGCGCTCACCCCTGGTGGCGGCGGTCTTCGCGGTCTTCCTGCTGGCCTTCGCCGGAATCCCGCTCACCTCCGGCTTCTCCGGCAAGTTCGCCGTGTTCAAGGCGGCGGCGGAGAGCGGCGCCGGGTGGCTGGTCGTGGTCGGTGTGATCTCGTCCGCGATCGCCGCGTTCTTCTACATCAGGGTCATCGTGCTGATGTTCTTCAGCGAACCCCAGCCGAACGGCCCCACGGTCGCGGTCCCCTCGGGCCTGACGGTCGGCGCCATCGGTATCGGCGTGGTGGTCACCCTGGTCCTGGGCGTCGCCCCGCAGTACTTCCTGAACCTGGCGAGCCAGGCGGGCGTCTTCGTCCGCTGA
- the fahA gene encoding fumarylacetoacetase — protein MESEAGTVSEQSPLDLAEGDPFGPHNLPYGVFTTPAEPERRRIGVRIGGYVLDAGAAALALGSPYAALLDRPTLNPLLAAGRTAWRDVRRALTAWVTVPAHRADVEPLLHPLDDVTLHLPYEVADYVDFYASEHHATNVGRMFRPDSEPLTPNWKHLPIGYHGRAGTVVVSGTEVVRPRGQRKAPADPAPVFGPSVKLDIEAEVAFLVGTPTAQGSPVPLADFREHVFGLSLLNDWSARDIQAWEYVPLGPFLGKSFATSVSAWVTPLEALDAARTAPPARDVPPLPYLDDSADEEPGGFDIRISVAVNGHVIAEPPFAGMYWTAAQQLAHMTVNGASLRTGDLFASGTVSGPELHQRGSLLELTWNGRDPLALPSGTRTFLEDGDTVTLTAWSPGPDGTRVGLGEVTGRISPSPGG, from the coding sequence ATGGAAAGCGAGGCAGGCACCGTGTCCGAGCAGAGCCCGCTCGACCTGGCCGAGGGCGATCCCTTCGGTCCGCACAACCTCCCCTACGGCGTCTTCACCACGCCCGCCGAACCGGAGCGCCGACGGATCGGCGTCCGGATCGGGGGGTACGTGCTCGACGCGGGAGCGGCCGCTCTCGCCCTCGGCTCCCCCTATGCCGCGCTCCTCGACCGCCCCACCCTCAACCCCCTGCTCGCGGCCGGCCGTACCGCGTGGCGCGATGTCCGGCGGGCCCTGACCGCCTGGGTGACGGTCCCCGCCCACCGGGCCGATGTGGAGCCGCTGCTCCACCCGCTGGACGATGTCACGCTCCACCTTCCGTACGAGGTCGCGGACTACGTCGACTTCTACGCCAGCGAGCACCACGCCACCAACGTGGGCCGGATGTTCCGCCCCGACAGCGAACCGCTGACCCCCAACTGGAAGCACCTCCCGATCGGTTACCACGGCCGGGCGGGCACGGTGGTGGTCTCGGGTACGGAGGTCGTACGGCCCCGGGGGCAGCGCAAGGCGCCCGCCGATCCGGCGCCCGTCTTCGGGCCGTCCGTGAAGCTCGACATCGAGGCGGAGGTCGCCTTCCTGGTCGGCACCCCGACCGCACAGGGCAGCCCGGTGCCGCTCGCCGACTTCCGCGAGCACGTGTTCGGCCTCTCACTGCTCAACGACTGGTCGGCGCGGGACATCCAGGCCTGGGAGTACGTGCCCCTGGGCCCGTTCCTCGGGAAGTCGTTCGCCACGTCGGTCTCGGCCTGGGTCACCCCGCTGGAGGCCCTGGACGCGGCCCGCACCGCCCCGCCCGCCCGGGACGTCCCGCCTCTGCCGTACCTCGACGACTCCGCGGATGAGGAGCCGGGCGGCTTCGACATCCGGATCTCCGTGGCGGTCAACGGGCATGTGATCGCGGAACCGCCGTTCGCCGGCATGTACTGGACGGCGGCCCAGCAGCTGGCCCATATGACGGTCAACGGCGCCTCCCTGCGCACGGGCGACCTGTTCGCCTCCGGCACGGTCAGCGGCCCGGAGCTGCACCAGCGCGGCTCCCTCCTGGAACTGACCTGGAACGGCCGCGACCCCCTCGCCCTCCCCTCCGGCACCCGCACCTTCCTGGAGGACGGCGACACGGTCACCCTGACCGCCTGGTCCCCGGGCCCGGACGGCACCCGCGTCGGCCTGGGCGAGGTCACGGGCCGCATCAGCCCGTCCCCGGGCGGCTGA
- a CDS encoding CocE/NonD family hydrolase, with translation MSRYSEPYDHTPHNDPTRTHPTRTHSTYAPGPYTPAPPGRTAPGAGPGPYDVRRDDLRITLHDGTGLHARVWRPQTGGPVPVLLEYAPERLTDATAARDARRHPFYAAHGYASVRVDARGHGSGEGLPTGLWGGSGHSLARAAAADAADAAEVVEQLVGLPWSDGRIGMFGLGPGAGIALRTAALAPGPLRAVVAVDASLDPYREDGALTGGAIAADALTARSTALLAALCAPPDPLYAGDHWRERWAARTAAVEPPLYGALAHQLRDDHWNTWSPPAAGPGPGPGAGPATGAVRAAVLAVSGWYSPFRDTVLRLLETLPADRVRGLIGPWAHHYPDEPGPGPAIGFLHETLRWWERYLRDTGTGSGSGYDTGPALLVRPIGPGAAEDGPSGGWFAVPGPLSAAVRIVPYALRGAPVPVISPQHTGADAGRPLSETGRRADLPPDQREEDARSVCFEFPVPGDGVTVLGRPRVTLRLRMDVPNGQIAVRLCDLAPDGSSALITRGVLNPAARHGPERARAWTPGGTEFVSFALAATGYALPPGHRLRLAVSSAYWPWVWPAPGSDAGFVLHPEGSRLDLPVHEDAPDAAARPPDPAEHVEPLGVISPAPLTAPAERRPERTLTRDLGTDEWRLESDPRPWGAEGASRVYPDGLEVFEDAREIRSVRSDDPLSARAETARTLRFHRPEQGWDITVEARSVLFCDAADFVAEDEVICREHRGGGPSPGEVVFHRTWVKRFPRMTG, from the coding sequence ATGAGCCGGTACTCCGAACCGTACGACCACACCCCGCACAACGACCCCACGCGTACCCACCCCACACGCACCCACTCCACGTACGCCCCCGGACCGTACACCCCCGCACCACCCGGCCGTACCGCGCCCGGCGCCGGTCCGGGGCCGTACGACGTCCGCCGCGACGACCTCCGCATCACCCTCCACGACGGCACCGGCCTCCATGCCCGGGTCTGGCGCCCGCAGACCGGCGGACCCGTCCCCGTACTCCTCGAATACGCGCCCGAACGCCTCACCGATGCCACCGCGGCCCGGGACGCCCGCCGCCACCCCTTCTACGCGGCGCACGGCTATGCCTCCGTACGCGTCGACGCCCGCGGCCACGGCTCGGGCGAGGGCCTGCCGACGGGCCTCTGGGGCGGTTCCGGGCACTCCCTCGCCCGGGCCGCGGCGGCCGATGCCGCCGATGCCGCGGAGGTCGTCGAGCAGCTGGTCGGCCTGCCCTGGAGCGACGGCCGGATCGGCATGTTCGGTCTCGGTCCCGGTGCCGGGATCGCCCTTCGGACCGCCGCGCTCGCACCCGGACCGCTCCGGGCCGTCGTCGCGGTCGACGCGAGCCTCGACCCCTATCGCGAGGACGGCGCCCTGACCGGCGGCGCGATCGCGGCCGACGCCCTGACCGCCCGTTCCACGGCCCTGCTGGCAGCGCTCTGCGCACCTCCCGATCCGCTGTACGCGGGCGACCACTGGCGCGAGCGGTGGGCGGCGCGGACGGCCGCGGTGGAGCCGCCGCTGTACGGCGCCTTGGCGCACCAGCTCCGCGACGACCACTGGAACACCTGGTCACCGCCCGCGGCGGGACCCGGGCCTGGTCCCGGTGCCGGGCCCGCGACCGGTGCGGTACGGGCCGCGGTGCTGGCCGTGAGCGGCTGGTACTCCCCCTTCCGCGACACCGTGCTCCGGCTGCTGGAAACCCTGCCCGCCGACCGGGTGCGCGGGCTGATCGGCCCCTGGGCCCACCACTATCCGGACGAGCCGGGTCCGGGCCCGGCGATCGGCTTCCTCCACGAGACGCTGCGCTGGTGGGAGCGGTATCTGCGGGATACGGGCACGGGTTCCGGCAGCGGGTACGACACCGGGCCCGCGCTGCTCGTCCGGCCGATCGGCCCCGGTGCCGCGGAAGACGGACCCTCCGGCGGCTGGTTCGCGGTACCCGGCCCGCTCTCCGCGGCCGTCCGGATCGTGCCGTACGCCCTCCGGGGCGCACCCGTGCCCGTCATCTCCCCCCAGCACACCGGCGCCGACGCGGGCCGCCCCCTCTCGGAGACCGGCCGGAGGGCGGATCTGCCGCCCGATCAGCGCGAGGAGGACGCGCGCTCCGTGTGCTTCGAATTCCCCGTCCCGGGTGACGGCGTCACCGTCCTGGGCCGCCCCCGGGTGACGCTGCGGCTGCGAATGGACGTCCCGAACGGGCAGATCGCCGTACGGCTGTGCGATCTCGCGCCCGATGGTTCGTCCGCGCTGATCACCCGGGGCGTGCTGAACCCGGCGGCCCGCCACGGCCCCGAACGGGCCCGCGCCTGGACCCCGGGCGGCACCGAGTTTGTGTCGTTCGCGCTCGCCGCCACCGGGTACGCGCTGCCGCCCGGGCACCGGCTGCGGCTCGCGGTCTCCTCCGCCTACTGGCCCTGGGTCTGGCCCGCGCCCGGTTCCGATGCGGGGTTCGTCCTGCACCCGGAGGGCTCCCGGCTCGACCTCCCGGTCCACGAGGACGCCCCGGATGCGGCGGCCCGGCCCCCGGACCCGGCAGAACACGTCGAACCCCTCGGCGTGATCTCGCCCGCCCCGCTCACCGCCCCCGCCGAACGCCGCCCGGAGCGCACCCTGACCAGGGACCTGGGCACGGACGAATGGCGGCTCGAATCCGATCCCCGCCCCTGGGGCGCGGAGGGTGCGAGCCGGGTGTACCCGGACGGTCTGGAGGTCTTCGAGGACGCCCGGGAGATCCGGTCGGTCCGGTCGGACGATCCGCTGTCCGCCCGCGCCGAAACCGCCCGGACGCTCCGCTTCCACCGTCCGGAACAGGGCTGGGACATCACCGTCGAAGCCCGCTCGGTCCTCTTCTGCGACGCCGCGGACTTCGTCGCCGAGGACGAGGTGATCTGCCGGGAACACCGCGGCGGCGGGCCGTCACCAGGGGAAGTCGTTTTCCACCGCACCTGGGTGAAACGTTTCCCTCGAATGACGGGGTGA
- a CDS encoding polyprenyl synthetase family protein, with product MTVVGPFGLSVRDQALEADVQNGLSAVESGLLEATKSEVPFITEAAQHLVRAGGKRFRPLLVMLAAQFGDPHAPGVVPSAVVVELTHLATLYHDDVMDEADVRRGVPSANARWGNSVAVLTGDFLFARASHILADLGPEAVRIQAEAFERLVTGQILETAGPRDGRDPVDHYLDVIGGKTGSLIAVSGRFGAMMSGADEGVTDILTQYGERLGVAFQLADDVLDIASDSHESGKTPGTDLREGIPTLPVLHLRARAAAEGRPEDLELVALLDGDLTDDARHAQVLAGLRAHPALERARRDTVRYAEEARAMLAPLPECYAKAALEELCDAVVHRAG from the coding sequence GTGACCGTCGTCGGGCCGTTCGGGCTGAGCGTGCGGGACCAGGCTCTTGAGGCCGATGTCCAGAACGGACTGTCGGCCGTGGAATCGGGTCTGCTCGAAGCCACCAAGAGTGAGGTGCCCTTCATCACGGAGGCGGCACAGCACCTGGTGCGGGCCGGGGGCAAGCGGTTCCGGCCGCTGCTGGTGATGCTGGCGGCCCAGTTCGGTGACCCGCACGCGCCCGGAGTCGTACCCTCCGCCGTGGTCGTCGAGCTGACCCATCTGGCGACGCTCTACCACGACGACGTGATGGACGAGGCGGACGTCCGGCGCGGGGTGCCCAGCGCCAACGCCCGCTGGGGCAACTCCGTGGCCGTGCTGACCGGTGACTTCCTCTTCGCGCGGGCCTCCCACATCCTCGCCGATCTCGGCCCCGAGGCCGTCCGGATCCAGGCCGAGGCGTTCGAGCGGCTGGTCACGGGCCAGATCCTGGAGACCGCGGGTCCCCGCGACGGCCGTGATCCGGTCGACCACTACCTCGACGTCATCGGCGGGAAGACGGGATCCCTGATCGCGGTCTCCGGCCGGTTCGGCGCGATGATGTCCGGCGCGGACGAGGGCGTCACGGACATCCTCACGCAGTACGGGGAGCGGCTCGGCGTCGCCTTCCAGCTCGCCGACGACGTCCTCGACATCGCCAGCGACTCCCACGAGTCCGGCAAGACGCCCGGCACGGATCTGCGCGAGGGCATCCCCACGCTGCCGGTGCTCCATCTGCGGGCCCGGGCCGCGGCCGAGGGGCGGCCGGAGGACCTCGAACTGGTCGCGCTTCTCGACGGCGATTTGACGGACGACGCCCGGCACGCGCAGGTGCTGGCGGGGCTGCGGGCGCACCCCGCGCTGGAACGCGCCCGGAGGGACACCGTCCGGTACGCGGAGGAGGCACGCGCCATGCTGGCGCCGCTGCCGGAGTGCTATGCGAAGGCCGCGCTGGAAGAGCTGTGCGACGCGGTGGTGCACCGCGCGGGCTGA
- a CDS encoding nucleotidyltransferase domain-containing protein — MTSTRTSPTADPATDRLLARFTEELRSVVQPVAVWAHGSVAAGTDYRPGRSDLDLIAVVERPCTRQEERKLTAFHRGLETAGPLAEKLHCSYVPAAELGDPRCSHLTWAHRELFRRPVTPVTRSELHRFGLVLAGRPVGELLPEVTEGQLREYIVRDLKDYWLPHLDDEKLFHADVWVDFGMLTLARAVVTLRDGRLITKAEALGVLARLGAPAAVVADVRQRRYADEPVRASDEWRARRAELALEFLRPRVRRIAAGHGCV; from the coding sequence ATGACCTCCACGAGGACCTCTCCCACGGCGGACCCGGCCACCGACCGACTGCTCGCCCGCTTCACCGAGGAACTGCGGTCCGTGGTGCAGCCGGTCGCGGTCTGGGCCCACGGTTCGGTCGCGGCCGGCACGGACTACCGCCCCGGCCGCTCCGACCTCGACCTGATCGCGGTCGTCGAACGGCCGTGCACCCGGCAGGAGGAGCGGAAGCTCACCGCGTTCCACCGGGGCCTGGAGACCGCGGGACCGCTCGCCGAGAAGCTGCACTGCAGCTATGTCCCGGCCGCCGAGCTGGGCGATCCCCGCTGCTCCCACCTGACCTGGGCCCATCGGGAGCTCTTCCGCCGGCCCGTCACCCCGGTGACCCGGAGCGAACTCCACCGCTTCGGGCTGGTGCTGGCCGGGCGGCCGGTGGGCGAGCTGCTCCCGGAGGTGACGGAGGGGCAGCTCCGGGAGTACATCGTGCGCGACCTCAAGGACTACTGGCTGCCGCACCTCGACGACGAGAAGCTGTTCCACGCCGACGTCTGGGTCGACTTCGGGATGCTGACCCTCGCCCGGGCCGTCGTGACCCTCCGGGACGGCCGGCTGATCACCAAGGCGGAAGCGCTCGGTGTGCTGGCCCGGCTGGGCGCCCCGGCCGCCGTGGTGGCGGACGTACGGCAGCGGCGGTACGCGGACGAACCGGTCCGGGCCTCGGACGAATGGCGGGCCCGGCGGGCTGAGCTGGCACTGGAGTTCCTGCGCCCCCGGGTCCGCCGGATAGCCGCCGGCCACGGCTGCGTCTGA
- a CDS encoding LolA family protein, producing the protein MAPNDDSAQNGRETGEPGTRRRRAARYALPVAVAGVAAATIGLVPALAASGDPDLPKISAQELIEKIAASDTQQLSGSVKISTNLGLPGIAEAAGSFLSGGGSGGGPGGGPGGRGGAEGSSAAPDAKLAQLATGSHILRVAIDGPERQKVSIVEKTSEYSLIRNGDEVWGYDSASNEVFHHKGAGRGAGKAGSGTEKRAGAPKELPTPKVLAEEVLKAAEGTTSVTVDGTAKVAGRSAYQLVVEPKQSGSTIGSVRIAVDSKTGTPLKFSVIPAAGGKAAVDIGFTKVDFSAPAASTFDFDPPKGAKVKDAEDLRKEAEKAGKAAEKNGHGFGGPGGPGGFGGLGDLGGSGGAKVIGEGWTAIAKIGTPGSGDKNAPKGGALPPEADKFLGSFGDSVSGKFGSGTVFKTRLVNALMTDDGTVYVGAVTKDALVKAANADR; encoded by the coding sequence ATGGCACCGAACGACGACAGCGCACAGAACGGCCGGGAGACCGGGGAGCCCGGCACCCGCCGCCGCCGCGCGGCGCGTTACGCCCTTCCGGTGGCGGTCGCCGGAGTCGCGGCGGCGACCATAGGGCTGGTCCCGGCCCTCGCCGCTTCCGGCGACCCGGACCTGCCGAAGATCAGCGCCCAGGAGCTGATCGAGAAGATCGCGGCTTCCGACACCCAGCAGTTGTCGGGCTCCGTGAAGATCAGCACGAATCTGGGGCTCCCCGGTATCGCCGAGGCCGCGGGCTCCTTCCTCTCGGGCGGCGGAAGCGGCGGCGGCCCGGGCGGCGGTCCCGGCGGCAGGGGCGGCGCCGAGGGCTCGTCGGCGGCCCCGGACGCCAAGCTGGCGCAGCTCGCGACCGGTTCGCACATCCTGCGGGTGGCGATCGACGGCCCCGAGCGCCAGAAGGTGTCGATCGTCGAGAAGACCTCCGAGTACAGCCTGATCCGCAACGGCGACGAGGTGTGGGGCTACGACAGTGCCTCGAACGAGGTCTTCCACCACAAGGGCGCCGGGCGCGGTGCCGGTAAGGCCGGGAGCGGTACGGAGAAGCGGGCCGGCGCGCCGAAGGAGCTGCCGACGCCCAAGGTGCTCGCCGAGGAGGTGCTGAAGGCCGCCGAGGGGACCACGTCCGTCACGGTCGACGGTACGGCCAAGGTGGCCGGACGCTCGGCGTACCAGCTCGTCGTCGAGCCGAAGCAGAGCGGTTCCACGATCGGCTCGGTCAGGATCGCGGTCGACTCGAAGACGGGGACGCCGCTGAAGTTCAGCGTCATCCCGGCCGCCGGGGGCAAGGCCGCGGTCGACATCGGCTTCACCAAGGTCGACTTCTCCGCGCCCGCCGCATCGACCTTCGACTTCGACCCGCCCAAGGGCGCGAAGGTGAAGGACGCGGAGGACCTGCGGAAGGAGGCCGAGAAGGCGGGCAAGGCCGCGGAGAAGAACGGCCACGGCTTCGGCGGTCCCGGCGGTCCCGGTGGCTTCGGCGGGCTCGGTGACCTCGGTGGGTCCGGTGGCGCGAAGGTGATCGGCGAGGGCTGGACCGCCATCGCGAAGATCGGCACCCCGGGCAGTGGGGACAAGAACGCGCCCAAGGGCGGCGCGCTGCCGCCGGAGGCCGACAAGTTCCTCGGCTCCTTCGGGGACTCGGTGAGCGGGAAGTTCGGCTCGGGCACGGTCTTCAAGACCCGCCTGGTGAACGCGCTGATGACGGACGACGGCACGGTGTACGTGGGTGCCGTCACCAAGGACGCGCTGGTGAAGGCCGCGAACGCCGACCGGTAG
- a CDS encoding ABC transporter ATP-binding protein, translating into MTAVIETQGLTKRYRGGQLAVDGLDLAVPAGSVFGFLGPNGSGKTTTIRMLMGLIEPTAGRATVLGEPMPKAGRTVLPQVGALIEGPALYGFLSGRENLLRFDAADPTADPRTRRARVVEALDRVGLAPAAEKKAKAYSLGMKQRLGLAAALLRPRRLLVLDEPTNGLDPQGMREIRALVRELADDGTTVFLSSHLLDEIEQVCTHAAVMARGRLLTQGSVAELAARARGRLVVLTPDTDETVRVLKERGITGVAVDPGGGRVGGDPPGPGTELAELTAALVAAGVRVRGFGVERASLEDAFVALTGEGFDVAG; encoded by the coding sequence ATGACAGCGGTCATCGAGACACAGGGGCTCACCAAGCGCTATCGGGGCGGGCAGCTCGCCGTCGACGGGCTGGACCTGGCCGTGCCCGCCGGCAGTGTCTTCGGCTTCCTCGGCCCGAACGGCTCGGGCAAGACCACGACCATCCGGATGCTGATGGGCCTGATCGAACCGACCGCGGGCCGGGCCACGGTGCTCGGTGAGCCGATGCCGAAGGCGGGCCGTACCGTCCTGCCGCAGGTCGGCGCGTTGATCGAGGGCCCGGCGCTCTACGGCTTCCTCAGCGGCCGGGAGAATCTGCTGCGGTTCGACGCCGCGGACCCCACCGCCGACCCCCGCACCCGGCGCGCCCGGGTCGTCGAAGCGCTGGACCGGGTGGGCCTGGCACCTGCCGCGGAGAAGAAGGCCAAGGCGTACTCCCTCGGGATGAAACAGCGCCTCGGGCTGGCCGCAGCCCTGCTGCGCCCCCGGCGGCTGCTCGTTCTCGACGAACCGACCAACGGACTCGACCCCCAGGGCATGCGGGAGATCCGGGCCCTGGTCCGGGAGCTGGCCGACGACGGTACGACCGTCTTCCTCTCCTCCCATCTCCTCGACGAGATCGAACAGGTCTGCACCCATGCGGCGGTGATGGCCCGCGGCAGACTGCTGACCCAGGGCTCCGTGGCGGAGCTGGCGGCGCGGGCCAGGGGGCGGCTGGTCGTGCTGACGCCCGACACCGACGAGACCGTGCGGGTGCTCAAGGAGCGCGGGATCACCGGGGTCGCCGTCGATCCCGGCGGCGGCCGGGTCGGCGGAGATCCGCCGGGCCCCGGCACCGAACTCGCGGAACTGACCGCGGCGCTGGTCGCGGCGGGGGTGCGGGTGCGCGGTTTCGGGGTGGAGCGGGCTTCGCTGGAGGACGCGTTCGTGGCGCTGACGGGGGAGGGATTCGATGTCGCGGGCTGA
- a CDS encoding ABC transporter permease, with protein MSRAEAGREAVGPAETGAAGAAKTAGAAGVSGAAVGVLWTLGLFRSELLVTLRRWRTIALLGVLAAVPVLIGIAVRIETGGDGGSAGGGGGGEAGPAFISQVTNNGLFLVFAALAATLPVFLPMAVGVVAGDAVAGESAAGTLRYLLVAPAGRTRLLLAKFTTALVFCLLATLVVAASALVVGAVLFPLGDVTTISGTRISFGEGLVRAGAVALVVALSLAGVAALGIFVSTLTGSGIAAMATTVGLVITVQILGSIPQLDAIHPYLFPNYWLSFSDLLRDPVHWTEIRKNLGLQALYAAVFGSAAWARFTTKDISA; from the coding sequence ATGTCGCGGGCTGAGGCCGGCAGGGAAGCCGTGGGACCGGCGGAGACCGGGGCGGCGGGGGCGGCGAAGACGGCCGGGGCTGCCGGGGTATCGGGTGCGGCGGTGGGCGTGCTGTGGACGCTCGGCCTGTTCCGCTCGGAGCTGCTGGTCACCCTGCGCCGCTGGCGCACGATCGCCCTGCTCGGGGTGCTCGCCGCCGTACCGGTGCTCATCGGCATCGCCGTACGGATCGAAACCGGCGGCGACGGCGGGAGCGCGGGCGGCGGCGGGGGCGGCGAGGCGGGGCCCGCCTTTATCTCCCAGGTCACCAACAACGGCCTGTTCCTCGTCTTCGCCGCACTGGCCGCGACCCTGCCGGTGTTCCTCCCGATGGCGGTCGGGGTCGTCGCGGGCGATGCCGTCGCGGGGGAGTCCGCCGCCGGCACCCTGCGCTATCTGCTGGTCGCCCCCGCCGGACGGACCCGTCTGCTGCTCGCCAAGTTCACGACGGCCCTGGTGTTCTGTCTGCTGGCGACCCTGGTCGTGGCCGCCTCCGCACTGGTGGTCGGGGCAGTTCTGTTCCCGCTCGGGGACGTCACCACGATCTCGGGGACGCGGATCTCGTTCGGGGAGGGACTGGTCCGGGCCGGAGCGGTGGCCCTGGTCGTCGCCCTGTCGCTGGCGGGGGTCGCCGCGCTCGGAATCTTCGTCTCCACCCTGACCGGCAGCGGGATCGCGGCCATGGCCACGACCGTCGGCCTGGTGATCACCGTACAGATCCTCGGTTCGATCCCGCAGCTGGACGCGATCCACCCGTATCTGTTCCCGAACTACTGGCTGTCGTTCTCGGATCTGCTGCGCGATCCGGTCCACTGGACCGAGATCCGGAAGAACCTCGGGCTCCAGGCGCTGTACGCCGCCGTGTTCGGATCGGCGGCCTGGGCGCGGTTCACCACCAAGGACATCAGCGCCTGA